The Penicillium digitatum chromosome 6, complete sequence genome has a window encoding:
- a CDS encoding Zinc finger, PHD-finger, with protein MNLIFNGYWVCVADMSWDHPVHSYPNGEPQTPTRTPNTFDSFHTPILESSFFDPRVTWDTSDPYASSPELLRTPQKFGLGSSNSLKGHNGETAGYRGRSSDQTDTARRIRSVKPLPSTGEDDPRTVGSAKSAASMQTPPPTSASRRKIPEFDQPDRNTQGAMPGMEGHLETPSRLLGASPRMFGNLQSSPDLFQLASLDPTGSPFFPQQRLFWDHDLDNTASEIPLPSRGINFNARQSSAFTNANHIPQLPTIGGSIPDFGNGFGISAPPPTDAALFPAPFSTSPRLPVTKAEDPALFLSSPARRFGGPQLTPETRSLRGLRQPYHHQAEESRREELIRAQAPSGHRYDNFTVFLSDSDEEDDDYTPKGIRPGLARSLTHNGLSSSSRQLSQAGALMASTSGIRKSPCKGRLSPAKSMRPAPLARSSSTATVSLTRSSSVVLRIGRDGRAKAEMEPLSEAPTGLTDPLTGIDLDGFTTESESDPAEFSEYPVLHRAQSSFSLYDSSRRPLSRSDSGSRPPSKGSYASTVGSSHSGRMSPWAGSSRGCGRATYGGSPGIKRTPKRHSSLLHSDSTYTRSSVASDLLPGEDDESGDAQSALRQVLKERGRGPRPASSVFGNRFSRSSHTFTHLRSSPPRLGSDFDLHPRHNASPTTLTDPDLATPSTDRHSNPSNGTRCVCRSMDNGGHLMIQCESCTHWLHTRCVGLERANLPSVYVCVFCAQTPSRQNRARPPCVPTRQAPPSPLAHKSFRFR; from the exons ATGAA CTTGATCTTCAATGGTTACTGGGTCTGTGTTGCTGACATGAGTTGGGATCACCCTGTCCACAG CTATCCCAACGGTGAACCTCAAACTCCGACGAGGACTCCGAACACCTTCGACTCGTTTCACACCCCAATACTCGAATCCAGCTTTTTTGATCCTCGGGTGACTTGGGATACCTCAGATCCGTATGCCTCCAGCCCGGAGCTTCTCCGCACGCCGCAGAAGTTTGGTCTAGGCTCGTCGAATTCACTGAAAGGTCACAATGGGGAGACTGCTGGTTACAGGGGGAGGTCCTCGGACCAGACCGATACGGCCAGACGCATTCGCTCGGTGAAGCCTCTTCCGAGTACGGGCGAGGATGACCCTCGGACAGTGGGATCGGCCAAGTCAGCAGCCTCGATGCAAACCCCGCCGCCGACAAGTGcatcaagaagaaaaatccCCGAGTTTGACCAGCCCGATCGAAATACACAAGGAGCAATGCCGGGCATGGAAGGTCATTTGGAAACACCCAGTCGTCTTCTTGGAGCGTCCCCTCGAATGTTTGGCAACCTCCAATCGTCGCCTGATCTTTTCCAACTGGCTTCACTAGACCCCACGGGCTCGCCTTTCTTCCCACAGCAACGACTATTCTGGGATCATGATCTAGACAATACAGCGAGCGAGATTCCATTACCCAGCAGAGGGATCAATTTCAATGCTCGTCAAAGTTCCGCCTTTACAAACGCAAATCACATCCCCCAGTTACCAACCATTGGTGGTTCAATTCCCGACTTCGGAAATGGGTTTGGAATCTCGGCACCACCACCCACTGACGCTGCCCTATTTCCCGCACCGTTCTCTACCTCGCCCCGGCTCCCGGTTACCAAGGCTGAGGATCCAGCTCTATTTCTCAGCTCCCCTGCGCGGAGATTCGGAGGGCCTCAGCTGACACCAGAGACACGGTCTCTTCGTGGCTTGCGACAGCCCTATCACCACCAGGCAGAAGAGTCAAGGCGGGAGGAGCTAATCCGTGCACAGGCACCAAGTGGCCACCGATACGATAATTTTACCGTCTTCCTGAGCGAcagcgacgaggaagatgacgacTATACACCGAAAGGAATACGGCCAGGTCTAGCCCGTAGCCTGACTCACAACGGCCTGTCTAGCTCATCCCGGCAGCTCAGTCAAGCAGGAGCTTTGATGGCATCCACCAGCGGAATCCGAAAGAGCCCGTGTAAAGGGCGTTTGTCCCCAGCGAAATCCATGCGTCCAGCCCCCTTGGCACGATCGAGCTCGACAGCCACCGTCTCCTTGACTCGCTCATCGTCTGTAGTGCTTCGCATCGGTCGTGATGGCCGGGCAAAGGCTGAAATGGAGCCACTCAGCGAGGCCCCCACAGGTTTGACCGATCCTCTGACTGGGATTGATCTAGATGGCTTTACAACTGAGAGCGAATCAGATCCGGCCGAGTTCTCGGAATATCCCGTACTACATCGCGCTCAATCATCCTTTTCGCTCTATGACAGCTCAAGGCGTCCACTATCCCGGAGTGATTCAGGCTCCCGACCTCCTTCAAAGGGCTCCTATGCTTCCACCGTCGGCTCGTCACACTCGGGTCGGATGTCACCCTGGGCTGGCTCTTCTAGGGGATGCGGGCGAGCAACCTATGGTGGATCTCCTGGCATTAAGCGGACACCCAAACGGCATTCGTCTCTGCTGCATTCGGACTCGACCTACACTCGGAGTAGCGTAGCATCAGACTTGTTACCCGGGGAGGACGACGAAAGTGGTGATGCTCAATCCGCGCTCCGGCAGGTTCTTAAAGAACGCGGTCGGGGCCCAAGACCCGCTTCGAGCGTGTTTGGCAACCGATTTTCTCGGTCATCCCACACTTTTACTCATCTCCGCTCATCACCACCCCGCCTTGGCAGTGATTTTGACCTACACCCCCGCCACAATGCTTCTCCCACGACCTTGACCGATCCTGATCTGGCAACCCCCAGCACAGACCGACACAGCAACCCCAGCAACGGTACCCGATGTGTTTGCCGCTCGATGGACAACGGTGGCCATCTCATGATTCAATG TGAATCGTGTACACACTGGCTGCATACCAGATGCGTGGGGTTAGAGCGTGCAAACTTGCCCTCCGTCTATGTTTGCGTCTTTTGTGCTCAAACACCATCCCGCCAAAACCGTGCCCGACCACCTTGTGTTCCCACGAGACAAGCCCCTCCCTCTCCCTTGGCCCACAAGTCGTTCCGCTTCCGCTAA
- a CDS encoding Protein kinase (Lkh1), putative codes for MSTPSTATATHPSHHQAYGYPHHPSYQPNNSYPTSTTAAGTRLANPYAISVPSPTTTTLPYTQPPRIPPATSTPSAMTHQSGSSVAPSVGGRRKKPDWTEFYKNGLPKEVIVIDDTPGPEPSNDPPVTTSARSPPVAPQPAGKRRRTGIETAYDLGHYDRPSFSINPQHYGEESSATSLSTDRTASLHTTAPTSLGSQGSSGASNGVYYEDGSTGQKRKRATRKSTRDEQKRRELETAGDAFLSYVPPPKPPIKAKDVPVPVVRDYTSSQNKKFDDDDGHYIVTPDTPLTDRYSVIKLLGQGTFGKVVEAYDKQRKARCAVKIIRSIQKYRDASRIELRVLSTLASNDKSNRNKCIHLRDCFDFRNHICIVTDLLGQSVFDFLKGNGFVPFPSSQIQQFARQLFTSVAFLHDLNLIHTDLKPENILLVSNAYQTFTYNRTIPSSSHATARNARQRRVLLDGEIRLIDFGSATFDDEYHSSVVSTRHYRAPEIILNLGWSFPCDIWSIGCILVEFFTGDALFQTHDNLEHLAMMESVIGNRIDTALVKKVMAGRGGSLNSASKYFNRSKIDYPNAETTRASRKYVRAMKCLTEFIPTNTPFNRSFLDLLQQIFVYDPKNRITAKEALKHPWFKETLVDDGTEAYRIGQGLHRQGRTN; via the exons ATGTCCACCCCGTCCACTGCCACTGCCACGCATCCCTCTCATCATCAGGCTTACGGATATCCTCACCACCCTTCGTATCAACCGAATAACTCCTACCCGACTTCGACCACGGCCGCAGGAACTCGCCTCGCGAACCCCTACGCTATTTCCGTCCCCTCTCCGACAACGACAACCCTTCCCTACACCCAACCTCCGAGAATTCCTCCCGCGACATCAACTCCGTCGGCTATGACCCACCAGAGTGGCTCCAGCGTGGCTCCCTCCGTTGGAGGTCGGAGAAAGAAACCAGACTGGACCGAGTTCTACAAGAATGGTCTTCCCAAGGAAGTTATTGTGATTGACGACACTCCTGGCCCAGAGCCATCCAATGACCCTCCTGTAACTACATCTGCCAGATCACCTCCTGTGGCTCCTCAGCCCGCTGGAAAAAGGCGACGGACGGGGATTGAGACCGCCTATGACTTGGGTCACTATGACCGtccgtcattttcaatcAATCCCCAACATTACGGCGAGGAATCCTCTGCCACGTCCTTATCGACTGATCGAACCGCATCGTTACACACAACCGCTCCAACTTCACTTGGTTCACAGGGTAGTTCGGGGGCAAGCAATGGCGTCTACTATGAAGATGGCTCTACCGGTCAAAAGCGGAAACGCGCCACTCGGAAATCCACCCGCGACGAACAGAAGCGACGAGAGTTGGAGACTGCAGGTGATGCTTTCCTGAGCTATGTCCCACCTCCAAAGCCGCCGATTAAAGCAAAGGATGTCCCTGTGCCAGTCGTTCGTGAT TACACCAGTTCTCAGAACAAGAAGTTTGACGATGACGATGGCCATTACATTGTCACACCCGATACGCCATTGACAGATCGAT ACTCTGTGATCAAACTTCTAGGCCAAGGTACATTCGGCAAAGTTGTCGAAGCCTATGACAAGCAGCGCAAGGCTCGCTGTGCAGTCAAAATCATACGCTCGATTCAAAAGTATCGCGACGCGTCTCGAATCGAGCTACGAGTCCTATCAACGTTGGCTTCGAACGACAAAAGCAACCGCAACAAATGCATCCACCTTCGGGACTGCTTTGACTTCCGGAATCATATTTGCATTGTCACTGATCTCCTAGGACAAAGCGTGTTTGATTTCCTCAAGGGGAATGGATTCGTGCCATTCCCGAGCAGTCAGATCCAGCAGTTTGCTCGGCAGCTGTTCACAAGTGTTGCCT TCCTTCACGACCTAAATCTTATCCATACCGACCTCAAACCCGAAAACATTCTTCTCGTCAGCAACGCCTATCAAACCTTCACTTATAACCGCACTATACCATCCTCTTCCCATGCCACAGCTCGCAACGCGCGGCAGCGGCGTGTTCTCCTCGATGGTGAAATCCGACTCATCGATTTTGGTTCGGCGACCTTTGATGATGAATATCACTCATCGGTCGTCTCTACCCGCCACTACCGGGCTCCCGAAATCATATTGAACCTGGGATGGAGCTTCCCATGTGATATCTGGAGTATTGGGTGTATCCTGGTGGAATTCTTCACCGGAGATGCCCTTTTCCAGACACATGACAACCTTGAACACCTGGCAATGATGGAATCCGTCATTGGCAATCGGATCGACACCGCTTTGGTGAAGAAAGTCATGGCGGGCCGAGGTGGTAGTCTCAACTCTGCTTCCAA GTACTTCAACCGAAGCAAGATTGATTATCCCAACGCTGAAACCACCCGGGCCTCGCGGAAGTATGTACGCGCGATGAAATGTTTAACA GAGTTCATCCCTACCAACACACCATTCAACCGTTCATTCCTGGATTTGCTGCAACAGATCTTTGTCTATGATCCCAAAAACCGGATCACTGCAAAGGAGGCCTTGAAGCACCCGTGGTTCAAGGAGACACTCGTTGATGATGGCACAGAGGCATATCGGATCGGCCAAGGATTGCATCGTCAAGGTCGCACCAACTAG
- a CDS encoding Transcription initiation factor TFIID component TAF4, with protein sequence MAQARHPQQQAPPPPQFSSQPFSPPVSSPSPNSVASPANGGVAPPPSKRPRLSPLPPSQTQSPYGSPSFNAVQLPQNSSPMNGAPMNMSMNMNMNMSVTPAPVPPGTMGPPSRPVDKTTDAAELTDVLASSGIDVREEEAFLTQSFSGQNAQAQPSHRGPQSQYPPPINTSFTSQGSTPGTPSASTSFGDLPQIKPATTHSSFTGPSSQAHVPFKDPNEPTREDTIAARRAQYHIQEPFLITKLLEQKLQKRGFDLGVRIPSEGLFHPVPGRPQPIEVTGPDGSSVVRTGQTILNQEGAPLVDILNLLSISTEERFRGVIDYASTLARSRRAHSHGVVPNEWKDVAKPLGQATGSTQTPVKRPHATMESSTTKSNAARYRAFIHRESSQEERRAAKRAKRNSTAILDEAGRAESVDSIGSAPSTPIGERAPMLDKKSVSKKEAKKMQDSKATEAQQHAQSVETARMALSGGGRSMFGAKKSYSWLKPGGKSSGFSSPSRPTPSTPTAGPEKSGVGESTPSQTQRRLGIWREDQEKGLGIQVRDVLFMLEADGRATRHVQRGYLKDPKEDRDRN encoded by the exons ATGGCACAAGCTCGGCATCCACAGCAGCAGGCACCCCCGCCGCCACAATTTTCTTCTCAACCTTTCTCCCCACCTGTCTCGTCTCCATCCCCAAACTCGGTAGCATCTCCCGCGAATGGAGGCGTTGCACCTCCTCCATCTAAACGACCTCGCCTCTCTCCTCTGCCGCCTTCTCAAACCCAGTCTCCTTACGGTTCTCCAAGCTTTAACGCGGTGCAGCTACCACAAAATTCCTCTCCGATGAACGGAGCACCAATGAATATGAGCatgaacatgaacatgaacATGTCGGTAACACCTGCGCCCGTGCCTCCCGGGACCATGGGTCCTCCTTCTCGCCCAGTGGACAAAACAACAGATGCTGCTGAGCTGACAGATGTCCTAGCGTCATCTGGAATTGATGTGAGGGAAGAGGAAGCATTTCTCACACAGAGCTTTTCAGGGCAGAATGCGCAGGCGCAGCCTTCCCATCGAGGACCACAGTCCCAATACCCGCCACCTATCAACACCTCCTTCACGTCGCAAGGCTCTACCCCGGGAACTCCCTCGGCTTCAACCAGCTTCGGTGATTTGCCTCAAATTAAACCGGCGACTACGCACAGCTCGTTCACCGGTCCATCCTCTCAGGCGCATGTTCCCTTCAAAGACCCTAATGAACCGACTCGTGAGGATACCATCGCAGCAAGGCGAGCACAGTATCACATTCAAGAACCATTCTTGATCACAAAACTCCTCGAACAGAAGCTCCAGAAGCGAGGCTTTGACCTTGGTGTTCGAATCCCCTCGGAAGGCCTCTTTCATCCCGTACCTGGCCGACCACAGCCAATTGAAGTTACCGGTCCGGACGGCTCTTCTGTGGTGCGCACTGGCCAGACAATTCTCAACCAGGAAGGTGCTCCTCTCGTGGACATACTGAATCTTCTATCTATTTCCACCGAAGAACGATTCAGGGGCGTCATCGACTATGCCTCCACTCTTGCTCGAAGTCGCCGAGCCCACTCCCATGGCGTTGTTCCCAATGAGTGGAAAGATGTCGCGAAACCCCTTGGGCAGGCTACGGGGAGCACTCAAACCCCTGTGAAAC GTCCTCATGCTACCATGGAATCCTCTACCACCAAGTCAAATGCGGCAAGATACAGAGCATTCATCCACCGAGAGAGTTCGCAAGAGGAAAGACGCGCAGCAAAGCGTGCCAAACGTAACAGTACTGCTATTCTCGATGAGGCTGGTCGAGCCGAGTCTGTAGATTCAATCGGATCTGCACCCTCGACGCCAATCGGCGAAAGGGCGCCTATGCTCGACAAAAAATCAGTGAGCAAAAAAGAAGCGAAGAAAATGCAGGACTCCAAAGCAACCGAAGCCCAACAGCATGCACAGTCTGTGGAGACGGCCCGCATGGCTTTGTCCGGGGGTGGCCGCAGTATGTTCGGTGCCAAAAAATCATACTCCTGGTTGAAGCCCGGTGGTAAATCTAGTGGATTCTCGTCTCCCTCCCGTCCGACTCCTTCTACGCCCACCGCCGGTCCTGAAAAATCCGGTGTCGGTGAATCCACCCCCAGTCAGACTCAGCGTCGTCTCGGAATATGGCGTGAAGATCAAGAGAAGGGGTTGGGTATTCAGGTCAGAGATGTTTTGTTCATGCTGGAAGCGGATGGACGGGCAACCCGCCATGTGCAGAGAGGTTACCTGAAGGACCCCAAAGAGGATCGGGATCGAAACTGA
- a CDS encoding Mitochondrial cation transporter, putative, whose product MSASLPGSRDLPASQYNLSTYWGRVRHAVDISDPRTLFVSSAGLESAKSLIASYKQNRIPVMTPELWSAKKVVDATLHPDTGTPVFLPFRMSCYVLTNLVVTAGMLTPGLQTTGTLLWQIGNQSLNVAVNNANANKSTPLSLSQIGKSYLMAVSASCSVAVGLNALVPRLKSISPNTRLILSRLVPFAAVASASALNVFLMRGEEIRQGIDIYPVLSEAERAKRELNEDAGPVQSIGKSKKAATIAVGETAISRVLNATPIMVLPPLILVRLEKTNWLRARPRMVMPINLALILGTSLFALPLALAAFPSRQAISVDSLEEEFHGRGGDLGMVEFNRGM is encoded by the exons ATGTCTGCCTCTCTCCCTGGCAGTCGAGACCTACCCGCGTCACAATATAACCTATCAACCTATTGGGGTCGCGTGCGCCATGCCGTCGATATTTCTGATCCTCG GACCCTGTTCGTTTCATCCGCCGGTCTTGAAAGCGCCAAGAGCCTCATTGCTTCGTACAAGCAGAACCGCATCCCGGTCATGACACCGGAGTTGTGGTCGGCGAAGAAAGTGGTTGATGCGACATTGCACCCTG ATACGGGTACACCCGTTTTCTTGCCCTTTCGCATGTCGTGCTACGTGCTCACGAACTTGGTTGTCACAGCCGGCATGCTGACCCCAGGATTGCAG ACCACCGGAACTCTCCTCTGGCAAATCGGTAACCAGTCTCTCAACGTCGCCGTCAACAATGCAAACGCAAACAAATCTACCCCCCTCTCCTTGTCGCAAATCGGCAAGTCATACCTCATGGCCGTCTCAGCCTCCTGCTCAGTCGCTGTCGGTCTGAACGCCCTCGTCCCCCGCCTAAAGAGCATCTCCCCAAACACCCGCCTCATCCTCTCCCGTCTCGTCCCCTTCGCCGCCGTCGCCTCCGCCTCCGCCCTGAATGTCTTTCTTATGCGCGGCGAGGAAATCCGCCAGGGTATTGACATCTACCCTGTCCTGTCAGAGGCTGAGCGTGCCAAGCGCGAGCTCAACGAGGACGCTGGGCCTGTTCAGAGCATTGGAAAGAGCAAGAAGGCTGCTACCATTGCCGTCGGCGAGACGGCTATCTCCCGTGTCCTCAACGCTACACCTATCATGGTCCTACCCCCGCTGATCCTCGTTCGTCTCGAGAAGACGAACTGGCTCCGTGCCCGCCCCCGCATGGTTATGCCTATTAATCTGGCGCTGATTCTGGGTACGTCGCTCTTTGCGCTGCCGCTTGCGCTCGCTGCGTTCCCGTCTCGTCAGGCTATCAGTGTTGATAGCCTCGAGGAGGAGTTCCACGGTCGTGGTGGTGATCTCGGTATGGTGGAGTTCAATCGCGGAATGtaa
- a CDS encoding Amidase family protein, putative, with the protein MDSPAWQVEEMTITKLHELLRVDPTIGPELVNHYLSTIKRQDGTLKALIGINNAALETAMEKATETLTFNQRNRTYPPLHSVPIILKDNYCTTDLPTSAGVKALRNLRTKADSEVVSRLRAAGAIILAKANLHKFALQGITLSSLGGQTLNPYDKTRTPGGSSGGTGAALAANFGLAGCGTDTMNSLRSPASACGVVGFRPSTGRVSCVGIVPVSQRQDMAGPMGKSVGDVRILYEVMKGPEEVNGDFVQESKMKRGRQVRIGVLEAYFHPEIQAEGSVQSEHIAENRIVQDIIRSSLDSIQEQDADFNLVSVAPSSHPDWSYGTLFAKGDTQAFEFKHYLDEFLQSPLVSSTPHRSLKSIAQSGEFDLQAMTHVFSAALQDPETFSLTSEAYRSRLEYVAALKESVNQCFERYDIDALVYPHQRHLPVKIGVKKQSGRNGVLAALTGRPAICIPGRCYVELMGMTAGRSPQTASAVLGIPIGLELMGRRWGDDELLEIAERAEGILKGRVAPAPS; encoded by the coding sequence ATGGACTCTCCAGCATGGCAAGTCGAAGAGATGACGATCACAAAACTCCATGAACTACTCCGTGTCGATCCGACCATCGGCCCGGAGCTGGTAAACCATTATCTCTCAACAATCAAACGGCAAGACGGCACCCTTAAAGCCCTCATCGGCATAAACAACGCAGCCCTAGAAACCGCCATGGAAAAAGCCACAGAAACACTCACATTCAACCAAAGAAACAGAACCTACCCACCATTACACAGCGTGCCCATAATCCTAAAAGACAACTACTGCACAACAGATCTACCAACAAGCGCAGGCGTGAAAGCCCTTCGAAACCTGCGCACAAAAGCCGATAGCGAAGTAGTCTCCCGGCTACGCGCCGCAGGAGCAATTATCCTAGCAAAAGCTAACCTCCACAAATTCGCCCTGCAGGGAATAACTCTCTCCTCGCTGGGCGGACAGACGCTGAACCCATACGACAAGACCCGCACACCGGGCGGATCCTCCGGTGGGACAGGCGCAGCGCTAGCGGCAAATTTCGGGCTCGCGGGGTGCGGGACAGACACGATGAACTCGCTGCGGTCGCCTGCGTCTGCGTGCGGGGTTGTGGGGTTCCGGCCATCGACGGGAAGAGTATCTTGTGTTGGGATTGTGCCTGTTTCCCAAAGGCAGGATATGGCTGGGCCGATGGGGAAGAGTGTTGGGGATGTGAGGATTTTGTATGAGGTTATGAAGGGGCCGGAGGAGGTGAATGGGGACTTTGTGCAAGAATCTAAAATGAAACGTGGTCGTCAAGTTCGAATCGGAGTGTTGGAGGCTTATTTCCACCCTGAAATCCAAGCCGAGGGAAGTGTTCAATCGGAGCATATCGCCGAGAACCGGATCGTGCAGGACATAATCCGGTCGAGTTTGGATTCTATCCAGGAGCAAGATGCGGATTTCAACTTAGTATCTGTTGCCCCATCGAGTCATCCAGACTGGAGTTATGGAACCCTGTTTGCGAAGGGGGATACACAGGCTTTTGAGTTTAAACATTATCTCGATGAGTTCCTACAGTCGCCATTGGTTTCATCAACACCGCACCGATCACTGAAATCTATTGCCCAGAGCGGCGAGTTCGATCTACAAGCTATGACACACGTTTTCTCAGCAGCACTGCAGGATCCTGAGACGTTTTCACTGACGAGCGAGGCGTATCGAAGCCGACTGGAATATGTTGCTGCTCTTAAAGAGTCTGTGAATCAATGTTTCGAGAGGTACGATATCGACGCGCTGGTATATCCGCACCAGAGACACCTCCCTGTAAAAATTGGCGTGAAGAAGCAGTCTGGACGGAATGGTGTCCTGGCTGCGTTGACGGGGAGGCCTGCTATTTGTATTCCAGGTAGGTGTTATGTTGAACTAATGGGGATGACAGCTGGGCGGAGCCCTCAGACTGCGTCTGCCGTGCTTGGTATTCCTATTGGGTTGGAGCTGATGGGCCGGCGTTGGGGAGACGATGAATTGCTCGAAATTGCGGAGCGGGCCGAGGGGATCCTGAAGGGTAGAGTGGCACCCGCCCCATCTTGA